A window from Citrus sinensis cultivar Valencia sweet orange chromosome 3, DVS_A1.0, whole genome shotgun sequence encodes these proteins:
- the LOC102610484 gene encoding agamous-like MADS-box protein AGL11: MKKPADVFEFAELLNGHLFVNEKVAQFKAVVGYAPSQRVPKPCSRKDSREGTIFKAIAVFGFDVDNKDPDYLEFLKVIAKPAENLPSSEIQLERKEAELSNSGTVTEINARYYQQESVKLRQQIQMSLNSNRHLMGDSLSSLTVKELKQLENRLERGITRFRFKKHEMPLAEIEFLQKREIELENESVCLRSKVSEMERFQQANTVTGQELSAIHALASRNFFSPAIIEGGGTAYSHPDKKILYLR; this comes from the exons atgaagaagCCTGCGGATGTGTTTGAGTTTGCGGAGTTGTTGAATGGACATTTGTTTGTTAAtgaaaagg TTGCTCAGTTTAAGGCTGTTGTTGGATATGCTCCATCTCAACGTGTTCCCAAGCCTTGTTCTAGAAAGGATAGCCGTGAAGGCACCATTTTTAAag CAATAGCTGTATTTGGTTTTGATGTGGACAATAAAGACCCCGATTATCTGGAGTTCCTGAAGGTTATTGCTAAACCTGCAGAGAATCTACCAAGTTCAGAAATTCAGttggaaagaaaagaagctGAGCTATCTA attctggCACTGTTACTGAGATCAATGC ACGGTACTATCAGCAGGAATCGGTGAAGCTGCGGCAGCAAATTCAAATGTCACTGAATTCTAACAg GCATTTGATGGGTGATTCTCTGAGTTCTTTAACTGTAAAGGAGCTTAAGCAACTGGAGAACAGGCTTGAGCGAGGCATCACTAGGTTCAGGTTCAAgaag CATGAAATGCCGCTAGCTGAAATTGAGTTCTTGCAGAAAAgg gAGATTGAGCTGGAAAATGAAAGCGTATGTCTCCGATCAAAGGTAT CAGAAATGGAGAGGTTTCAGCAAGCAAACACGGTGACTGGGCAAGAGCTGAGTGCAATCCATGCATTAGCTTCTCGGAATTTCTTCAGTCCTGCTATCATCGAGGGTGGTGGCACTGCTTACTCTCACCCGGACAAGAAGATACTCTATCTCAG GTAA